The following are encoded in a window of Ranitomeya variabilis isolate aRanVar5 chromosome 8, aRanVar5.hap1, whole genome shotgun sequence genomic DNA:
- the HRH1 gene encoding histamine H1 receptor: protein MMLKNNLSLAKNVTSIHSATLGFVLGSISFFTVIMNILVLYAVKTERKLHTVGNLYIVSLSIADLIVGIAVMPLNIVYLLNHEWILGRPTCLFWLSMDYVASTASIFSLFILCIDRYRSIQQPLQYLKYRTKTRASFMISGAWLFSLTWIIPILGWHVFANGGNRSVPEHTCETEFHKVTWFKVLTAILNFYIPSLLMLWFYAKIYKAVREHYQHRKLINGSFQLFYDSKFVRKVKVLKKPRTCVKKQCSNGTLMVPEASIHRQYTTVSNVFSKPKNLHGQFHMEDLESQQTFSPCDNKVVKLHCFPLTIIQANPEECRNYVTVSRKKSRHFPENQEVTDISEEHTFAEAGSYILDSNQIEQNNTETTDGAETRQTSHFGYLKHTWQRFRTQSKQNMQGLHMNRERKAAKQLGFIMAAFMLCWIPYFVLFMVIAFCQDCFNHNIHMFTIWLGYINSTLNPLIYPLCNENFKKTFKKIFHIRLNCDKKENCATCTYK, encoded by the coding sequence ATGATGTTGAAGAATAACTTAAGCCTAGCAAAGAATGTGACCAGTATTCACTCTGCAACCTTGGGATTTGTATTAGGCAGCATATCATTTTTTACAGTTATCATGAACATTTTAGTACTGTATGCTGTGAAAACTGAGAGAAAGCTTCACACTGTGGGAAACCTGTACATCGTTAGCTTGTCTATCGCTGATCTCATAGTGGGCATTGCAGTCATGCCACTAAATATTGTGTATCTCCTAAACCATGAATGGATCCTTGGAAGACCAACTTGCCTCTTTTGGTTATCTATGGACTACGTTGCTAGTACAGCCTCTATCTTCAGCCTATTTATTCTGTGTATAGATCGCTATCGCTCCATTCAGCAACCTTTGCAGTATTTAAAGTATCGTACAAAGACTAGAGCTTCCTTCATGATATCTGGAGCTTGGCTTTTTTCATTGACTTGGATCATTCCTATTTTGGGTTGGCATGTATTTGCAAATGGTGGAAATAGGTCAGTGCCGGAACATACATGTGAAACAGAGTTTCACAAAGTCACTTGGTTTAAAGTTCTCACTGCCATATTGAATTTCTATATACCATCTTTGCTAATGTTGTGGTTCTACGCTAAGATATACAAAGCGGTGAGAGAACATTATCAACATCGCAAACTCATTAATGGCTCTTTCCAACTGTTCTATGACAGTAAGTTTGTTCGTAAAGTCAAAGTGCTAAAAAAGCCAAGGACTTGTGTAAAAAAACAGTGTAGTAATGGAACTCTTATGGTACCAGAGGCAAGCATTCACAGACAATATACTACAGTTTCCAATGTGTTTTCTAAACCAAAAAACCTACATGGACAATTCCATATGGAAGACTTGGAGAGTCAGCAGACATTCAGCCCATGTGACAATAAGGTAGTCAAATTGCACTGTTTTCCTTTGACCATAATACAAGCAAACCCTGAAGAATGCCGAAACTATGTTACAGTAAGTAGAAAAAAGAGTAGACACTTCCCAGAAAATCAGGAGGTGACAGATATATCAGAGGAACACACATTTGCCGAGGCAGGATCTTATATCTTGGATTCAAATCAGATAGAACAGAACAACACTGAGACCACCGATGGCGCTGAAACAAGGCAAACCAGCCATTTTGGCTACCTAAAGCACACGTGGCAGAGGTTCCGCACACAATCCAAGCAGAACATGCAAGGACTTCACATGAACAGGGAAAGGAAAGCTGCTAAGCAGTTAGGTTTCATCATGGCAGCTTTTATGTTGTGTTGGATCCCATATTTTGTTCTTTTCATGGTTATAGCTTTTTGTCAAGACTGCTTCAACCACAACATTCACATGTTCACCATTTGGCTTGGCTATATCAACTCAACACTAAACCCTTTGATCTACCCTTTGTGTAATGAAAATTTTAAGAAGACATTTAAGAAAATATTTCATATTAGGTTAAACTGTGATAAAAAGGAAAATTGTGCGACGTGTACTTATAAATGA